CGCGAACGACGGCTAGACAGCAAGACTGCTGGGCAGCAGGCAGACATCTCGGAAAGGCAGGTGGCGGCACAGTGGCCAGGACGACGGACGGTGACGGTACGCCCGTCCCGCAGCGGCTGCTCGCCGCCGCCACCCGGCTCTTCGCCGAGCAGGGCTACGACCGCACCTCGGTGCAGGAGATCGTCGAGGCGGCCGGCGTCACCAAGGGGGCGCTGTACCACTACTTCGGCTCCAAGGACGACCTCCTGCACGAGGTGTACGCGCGCGTGCTGCGCCTCCAGCAGGAGCGCCTGGACGCCTTCGCGCAGGCCGACGAGCCGGTGGAGAAGCGGCTGCGGGCCGCGGCGGCGGACGTCGTGGTGACGACCATCGACAACCTCGACGACGCGATGATCTTCTGGCGGTCCATGCACCACCTGAGCCCGGAGAAGAACAAGCAGGTGCGCGCCGAGCGCCGGCGCTACCACGAACGCTTCCGCGCGCTCGTCGAGGAGGGCCAGGAGACGGGCGTCTTCTCGAAGGCGACCCCCGCCGACCTGGTCGTCGACTACCACTTCGGGTCCGTCCACCATCTGTCGACCTGGTACCGGCCCGACGGCCCGATGAGCCCCCAGGAGGTCGCCGACCACCTGGCGGACCTGCTGCTGCGGGCGCTGCGACCCTAGGCGACCGAGGCTTCTTCCGCCCCCGCCGCCCCTACCCTTCCCATCCCCAGGGGCTCCGCCCCTTCGACCCCGTTCCCAGGGGGCTCCGCCCCCTGGACCCCCGCTCCTCAAACGCCGGACGGGCTGAGTACGTCAGCCCCTCCGGCGTTTGAGGACGAGGCCCGTTCAGGGCCGAAGCGGGGGTCCGGGGGCGGCAGCCCCCAGGGATGGGACGGGTAGGGGCGGCGGGGGCGAGAACCCCCCCCGCCGCCGACGGAGTCACAGGTACTTCTTCAACTCCCGCCGCGCCAGCGACCGCTGATGCACCTCGTCCGGCCCGTCGGCGATCATCAGCGTCCGCGCCCCGGCGTACAGCTCGGCCAACGGGAAGTCCTGGCTGACACCACCCGCGCCGTGCAACTGGATCGCCCGGTCGATGATGTCGACGACCGCACGCGGCGTGGCGATCTTGATGGCCTGGATCTCCGTGTGGGCACCTCGATTGCCGACGGTGTCCATCAGCCAGGCCGTCTTCAGCACCAGCAGCCGCAGCTGCTCGACCGTCACCCGCGCGTCGGCGATCCAGTTGTGCACCACGCCCTGCTGGGCCAGCGCCTTGCCGAAGGCCGTACGGGACGCGGCCCGGCGGCACATCAGCTCGATCGCCCGCTCCGCCATGCCGATCAGCCGCATGCAGTGGTGGATACGGCCCGGCCCGAGCCGCGCCTGGGCGATGGCGAATCCGCCGCCCTCCTCACCGATGAGGTTGGACACCGGTACGCGCGCGTGGTCGAAGATCACCTCGGCGTGGCCGCCGTGGTAGTGGTCCTCGTAGCCGAACACCTGCATGGCACGCTTGACCGTCACGCCCGGGGTGTCGCGCGGGACCAGGACCATCGACTGCTGACGGCGGATGTCGTCGCCGTCCGGGTCCGTCTTGCCCATCACGATGAAGATCTTGCAGTCCGGGTTCATCGCCCCGGAGATGTACCACTTGCGGCCGGTGATGACGTACTCGTCGCCGTCCCGCTCGATGTACGTGGTGATGTTGGTGGCGTCGGACGAGGCCACCTCCGGCTCGGTCATCGCGAACGCCGAGCGGATCTCACCGGCCAGCAGCGGCTCCAGCCACTGCTTCCTCTGCTGCTCGTCGCCGAACTGCGACAGCACCTCCATGTTCCCGGTGTCCGGCGCCGCGCAGTTCAGCGCGGTGGGCGCGAGCTGCGGGGAGCGGCCGGTGATCTCGGCGAGCGGGGCGTACTGGAGGTTGGTCAGCCCGGCACCGTACTCGGCGTCGGGGAGGAAGAGGTTCCACAGGCCCTGGCGGCGTGCCTCGGCCTTCAGCTCCTCGACCACGTCAGGGGTGTCCCAGGGGGAGGCCAGCGCGGCCCGCTGCTCCTCCGCCACGGCCTCGGCCGGATAGACGTGCTCGTCCATGAAGGCCAGCAGCTTGCCGCGCAGCTCCTCGGTACGTGCGTCGAACGCGAAGTCCATATGCCGTCAGCCTTCCTGAAGAGTGGTCAGACCGTGCTCGATGAAGACGGGAACCAGGTCGCCGATGCGGTCGAAGCCGCGGCCGACCGTCTGGCCCAGCGTGTAGCGGTAGTGGATGCCCTCCAGGATCACGGCGAGCTTGAACCAGGCGAACGCCGTGTACCAGGAGACCGCGGAGACATCGCGTCCCGAGCGCGCGGCGTACCGCTCGATCAGCTCACCGGGCGAGGGATGTCCGGGAGCCTCGGCGGTCGTGGAGACCGGGGAGTCCGCCATGCCCAGCGGCATGCTGTACATCACCAGCAGGCCCAGGTCGGTCAGCGGATCGCCGAGCGTGGACATCTCCCAGTCCAGGATCGCCTTGATCCGGTCGTCGTCACCGATGAGCACGTTGTCGAGCCGGTAGTCGCCGTGCACGACGGCCGGGGCGGGGGAGGCGGGCAGCCGCCGTCCGAGGGTGGCGTGCAGCTCGTCGATGCCGGCCAGGTCGCGGTTGCGGGAGGCGTCCAACTGCTTGCCCCAGCGGCGCAGTTGCCGGTCCAGGAAACCCTCGGGGCGGCCGAAGTCCGCGAGCCCGGCCTCCGCCGGATCCACCGCGTGCAGCTCGACGAGCGTGTCCACCAGGGACAGCACCGCGCCCCGGGTGCGCTCAGGGCCGAGCGGGGCCAGCTGGTCGGCGGTGCGGTACGGGGTGCCCTCGACGAACTCCATGACGTAGAACGGCGCCCCGAGCACCTCCTCGTCCTCGCACAGCAGCACCGGCCGCGGCACCGGCACGTTCGTCGGATACAGCCCGCTGATGACCCGGTGCTCGCGCTTCATGTCGTGCGCGGTGGCGAGGACATGGCCGAGCGGGGGGCGTCGTACGACCCACTTCGAGGTGCCGTCGGAGACCGCGTAGGTGAGGTTCGACCGTCCGCCTTCGATCAGCCGGCCGGTCAGCGGACCCTGCGCCAGACCGGGCCGCTCGCGCTCGAGCAGGCCGCGCAGCCGGTCGAGATCGAGACCGGGCGGATGGTCGGGGCTCATACATCGCTCCTGAAGGCAGGTGAACGGGACTGGACTCATGATGCCGACCAGTCGGTATGTAGTCCAGTGCGGGAGCCGAACGTGATCGGGGCCACGATAGGCCGACAGCTCCCCGCGCGGTGCGCCGGGGAGCTGTCGGTGGTGTTTTCTCGGCCAGTACGGCTTTCGTGGGCGTTCGGTGGGCTCAGTGGTCGTCCCAGTGGCCCTCGTGGGCGGCGTGCCGGTGGCCGTCGTGCACGTAGTCGACGTGGTCGCCGTGCAGGACGCTCTCGTGTCCGCAGTCGGCGCCGTGCTGGTGGCTGTGGCTCTCGTGCGCGACGTGCCCGTCCTTCTCGCACTCATCCCAGTGGCCGCTGTGCTCGCGATGGAGGTGGCCGTCGTGCGCGTAGTCGGTGTGGTCGCCGTGCGGCACCGCGGCGTGTCCGCAGTCGGGGCCGTGGGCGTGCGTGTGGGAGGGGTGTTCCACATGAAGGGTGGTCATGCTGCTCGCCTTCGGAGGTGCGGGTTGTGACGACGGACAGGCTGCCACGCGAACGGCGCATATCAGGTCATTCGGGCTTGCGTGGCGTCCTGTGACCACAGAGGGTCGAACCCATGAAGGGCATCAGCTACACACGCTACGGCGGCCCCGAGGTGCTCGCATACGGAGAGGTGCGCGACCCGAAGGTCGGCCCCGACTCGGTGCTGGTCAAGGTGCGGGCGGCGGCGGTCAACCCGGTCGACTGGAAGTGCCGCGAGGGCTATATGGACCGGATGCTCGAGCCGGCCTTCCCGGTGGTCCCGGGGTGGGACGTGTCGGGTGTCGTGGTCCAACCGGGCGTGTCCGTCGCGGAGTTCGGCGTCGGCGACGAGGTCATCGGCTACGTACGCGAGGACCTCCTCTCCCGCGGGACCTTCGCCGAGTACGTCGCGGCGCCGCTCCGCACCCTCGCGCGCAAGCCCCGCAACCTCACCTGGGAGGAGGCCGCCGGTCTGCCCCTGGTGGGGCTGACGGCGTATCAGGTGCTGATCAAGGTGCTCCAGGTCAGGCGAGGCGAGACCGTCCTCGTGCACGCCGCGGCCGGCGGGGTGGGCTCCATCGCCGTCCAGCTCGCCCGCCATCTGGGCGCCCGGGTCATCGGTACGGCGAGCGGGCACAACCACGACTTCGTACGCGGCCTCGGCGGCGAGCCGGTCGAGTACGGCGACGGCCTGACCGAACGGGTGCGAGGGCTCGCGCCCGAAGGCGTGGACGCGGCCTTCGACACGGTCGGCGGCGACGCGCTGAAGGCCTCGGCCAACCTCCTGGCCCCGGAAGGCCGCCTGGTGTCGATCGCCGACCCGGACGTCTTCGACTACGGCGGCCGCTACTACTTCGTCCGCCCCGACGCGGAGGACCTGCTGCGGCTGTCCGAGCTGGCGGAGGAGGGGGTGGTGTCCGTGCATGTCTCACAGACGTTCCCGCTGGAGCGGGCGGCGGACGCGCACCGGCTCAGCCAGGAGGGCCGCACGCGCGGCAAGATCGTGATGACGGTGGACTGGGAGACGGAGGAGGCGGCGGCGCCGGAGAGGCTGTGGCAGGCGGCGGACTAGGTGTGCTGTCCGGGGCCTCCAGAGGGTGCCGGGTCAGAGGACGAGGGCGGCGCCGCACACGGCCAGGGCCACGGTCAACAGGACCGTGGCCGCGGCATGCCGGGGCGCGAGTGCCGCCGGTTCGGCCGACGAGGCCAGGACGCGGATGCGGCGGTGGGCGAGAGCCAGGAAGCCCAGCCACAGCCCGAAACACAGGGCGCAGACGACGACGCCGACCACCGAGAGCCGGCCGTGCAGCGCGGTCTTCGCGGCGAGTACGGCGGCCACGGTGCCGGCCAGCGTCGTACGGCGCCACGCCAGGCGCGTCCGCTCGGGTTGCAGCCCCGGATCCCGCACCGGCTCCGCTCCCGCCACGGTGGTCACCCTTCCCACCCCACGAGCACGACGACGACCATCGCGACGGCCACGACCGCGACCACGATGCCCAGCAACGCCGGGAACCGGGACACCGGCAGGTCCTCGCCCCGGCGCATCGCCCGCTCGCAGCGCACCCAGTGATTGACCGCGCGCAACGAACACAACACGCCCGCCGCGAGCAGTGCCAGCGCCAGCCCGACGCGCCAGCCCCAGCGCAGGTCCGGCAGGAACTGGTCCACGGCGAAGCCGCCGCCGATGAGCGCGAGCGCGGTACGCAACCAGGCCAGGAAGGTGCGCTCGTTCGCCAGCGAGAACCGGTAGTCGGGGGTGCCGCCCTCCTGCCGGATCTGCTGCGGCGCGAACCACAGCCGGACGTTTCGTACGAACTCGATCACATGCACGACCCTATCCGGGCGGCTGCGAGGGGGCGTTGTCAGTGCCGCCCGCTACGGTTCGGGGCATGGAAGTTCCCACGTCACTGGCCGGGTACGCGATGCCCGGACACGGCATCGCCCCCGCCGAGCAGCTGCTCGGGACGCCCGGGTTCTGGCCCGCGTTCTACGCCCCGGTCCGGGACGAGTTCGTGGCGGATCCGGAGGTCTTCGGCGCCGACTCGGCCGACGTCGACGAGGCAGCCGAGGCGCTCTACGGGGCGGAGCAGATCTGGCCGGCGTTCCGCATACCCATGGCGGGCGGGCATGTGCTGTGGATCGTCCACCGGAACTTCCCGGACGACTCGGGCACGGACTTTCTGATCGCCCACCCCGACTGGGACCGGCACGCCTGCCTGGCCTCGCTCGACGGCCACTACAGCGGCCCGGGACTGTCCTGGCCGGAGCTGGTCGCTGTGGCCGAGTCCGCCCCGGCCGACGCGGCGGGGGT
Above is a window of Streptomyces sp. DT2A-34 DNA encoding:
- a CDS encoding acyl-CoA dehydrogenase family protein, giving the protein MDFAFDARTEELRGKLLAFMDEHVYPAEAVAEEQRAALASPWDTPDVVEELKAEARRQGLWNLFLPDAEYGAGLTNLQYAPLAEITGRSPQLAPTALNCAAPDTGNMEVLSQFGDEQQRKQWLEPLLAGEIRSAFAMTEPEVASSDATNITTYIERDGDEYVITGRKWYISGAMNPDCKIFIVMGKTDPDGDDIRRQQSMVLVPRDTPGVTVKRAMQVFGYEDHYHGGHAEVIFDHARVPVSNLIGEEGGGFAIAQARLGPGRIHHCMRLIGMAERAIELMCRRAASRTAFGKALAQQGVVHNWIADARVTVEQLRLLVLKTAWLMDTVGNRGAHTEIQAIKIATPRAVVDIIDRAIQLHGAGGVSQDFPLAELYAGARTLMIADGPDEVHQRSLARRELKKYL
- a CDS encoding YidH family protein, whose protein sequence is MIEFVRNVRLWFAPQQIRQEGGTPDYRFSLANERTFLAWLRTALALIGGGFAVDQFLPDLRWGWRVGLALALLAAGVLCSLRAVNHWVRCERAMRRGEDLPVSRFPALLGIVVAVVAVAMVVVVLVGWEG
- a CDS encoding phosphotransferase family protein, whose translation is MSPDHPPGLDLDRLRGLLERERPGLAQGPLTGRLIEGGRSNLTYAVSDGTSKWVVRRPPLGHVLATAHDMKREHRVISGLYPTNVPVPRPVLLCEDEEVLGAPFYVMEFVEGTPYRTADQLAPLGPERTRGAVLSLVDTLVELHAVDPAEAGLADFGRPEGFLDRQLRRWGKQLDASRNRDLAGIDELHATLGRRLPASPAPAVVHGDYRLDNVLIGDDDRIKAILDWEMSTLGDPLTDLGLLVMYSMPLGMADSPVSTTAEAPGHPSPGELIERYAARSGRDVSAVSWYTAFAWFKLAVILEGIHYRYTLGQTVGRGFDRIGDLVPVFIEHGLTTLQEG
- a CDS encoding TetR/AcrR family transcriptional regulator, yielding MARTTDGDGTPVPQRLLAAATRLFAEQGYDRTSVQEIVEAAGVTKGALYHYFGSKDDLLHEVYARVLRLQQERLDAFAQADEPVEKRLRAAAADVVVTTIDNLDDAMIFWRSMHHLSPEKNKQVRAERRRYHERFRALVEEGQETGVFSKATPADLVVDYHFGSVHHLSTWYRPDGPMSPQEVADHLADLLLRALRP
- a CDS encoding DUF202 domain-containing protein; translated protein: MTTVAGAEPVRDPGLQPERTRLAWRRTTLAGTVAAVLAAKTALHGRLSVVGVVVCALCFGLWLGFLALAHRRIRVLASSAEPAALAPRHAAATVLLTVALAVCGAALVL
- a CDS encoding NADP-dependent oxidoreductase codes for the protein MKGISYTRYGGPEVLAYGEVRDPKVGPDSVLVKVRAAAVNPVDWKCREGYMDRMLEPAFPVVPGWDVSGVVVQPGVSVAEFGVGDEVIGYVREDLLSRGTFAEYVAAPLRTLARKPRNLTWEEAAGLPLVGLTAYQVLIKVLQVRRGETVLVHAAAGGVGSIAVQLARHLGARVIGTASGHNHDFVRGLGGEPVEYGDGLTERVRGLAPEGVDAAFDTVGGDALKASANLLAPEGRLVSIADPDVFDYGGRYYFVRPDAEDLLRLSELAEEGVVSVHVSQTFPLERAADAHRLSQEGRTRGKIVMTVDWETEEAAAPERLWQAAD